The following coding sequences are from one Formosa haliotis window:
- a CDS encoding acyl-CoA dehydrogenase family protein, whose protein sequence is MKPDLFQAPDYYQVDDLLSDEQKLVRDAARAWVKRDVSPIIEDYAQKAEFPKQIISGLAEIGAFGPYIPEQYGGAGLDQISYGLIMQEIERGDSGIRSTASVQSSLVMYPIWKYGNEAQRQKYLPKLATGEWMGCFGLTEPDHGSNPGGMTTNFKDMGDHYLLNGAKMWISNAPFAQIAVVWAKDENDRIHGLIVERGMEGFSTPETHNKWSLRASATGELIFDNVKIPKENLLPNKSGLGAPLGCLDSARYGIAWGAIGAAMDCYDTALRYSKERMQFGKPIGQFQLQQKKLAEMITEITKAQLLTWRLGVLKNENKATSAQISMAKRNNVDMAIHIAREARQILGGMGITGEYSIMRHSMNLESVITYEGTHDIHLLITGLDITGLSAFK, encoded by the coding sequence ATGAAACCAGATTTATTTCAAGCTCCCGATTATTACCAAGTAGACGACCTATTATCTGACGAGCAAAAACTTGTTCGCGATGCCGCTAGAGCCTGGGTTAAACGCGATGTTTCTCCTATTATAGAAGACTATGCGCAAAAGGCAGAATTTCCTAAACAAATTATAAGTGGTTTGGCAGAAATTGGTGCCTTTGGTCCTTACATCCCAGAACAATATGGCGGTGCTGGACTAGATCAAATTTCATACGGTTTAATCATGCAGGAAATAGAACGTGGCGATTCTGGTATTCGTAGTACAGCCTCGGTACAGTCGTCTTTAGTGATGTATCCTATTTGGAAATACGGTAACGAAGCGCAACGCCAAAAATACCTTCCTAAATTAGCTACTGGCGAATGGATGGGCTGTTTTGGTTTAACCGAACCCGACCACGGCTCGAACCCTGGCGGCATGACTACCAACTTTAAAGACATGGGAGACCATTACCTTTTAAACGGTGCCAAAATGTGGATTTCTAACGCGCCATTTGCACAAATTGCTGTGGTATGGGCGAAAGATGAAAACGATAGGATTCACGGATTGATTGTAGAACGTGGTATGGAAGGCTTTTCTACTCCCGAAACGCACAATAAATGGTCGCTTCGCGCTTCGGCAACTGGTGAATTAATTTTCGATAATGTAAAAATTCCGAAGGAAAATTTACTCCCAAATAAATCAGGATTGGGTGCACCGTTAGGTTGTTTAGATTCTGCTCGCTATGGTATTGCTTGGGGTGCTATTGGTGCTGCAATGGACTGCTACGATACAGCTTTACGTTATAGTAAAGAACGCATGCAATTTGGGAAACCTATCGGTCAGTTTCAGCTGCAGCAAAAAAAATTAGCCGAAATGATTACCGAAATCACAAAAGCCCAATTACTAACTTGGCGCTTAGGAGTTTTAAAAAATGAAAATAAAGCGACTTCTGCACAAATTTCTATGGCTAAACGTAACAATGTAGACATGGCCATACATATTGCTCGTGAAGCCAGACAAATTCTTGGTGGCATGGGGATAACCGGAGAATACAGCATTATGAGACATAGTATGAACCTAGAAAGCGTGATTACTTATGAAGGTACACACGATATTCATTTATTAATAACCGGATTGGATATTACCGGTTTAAGTGCGTTTAAGTAA
- a CDS encoding 2Fe-2S iron-sulfur cluster-binding protein has translation MEQDINIKITDRDGIIHEVVAPTDMAMNLMEVVRSYELAPEGTIGICGGMAMCASCQCYVLSDHELPEMQDDEDAMLAEAFNVKENSRLGCQIQMTPGMEGLEVQLAPES, from the coding sequence ATGGAACAAGATATAAATATAAAAATTACAGATAGAGACGGTATTATCCACGAGGTAGTAGCGCCTACAGATATGGCAATGAATTTAATGGAAGTGGTGCGTTCTTACGAGCTAGCTCCAGAAGGTACTATTGGTATTTGTGGTGGTATGGCCATGTGTGCTTCTTGCCAATGTTATGTTTTATCTGATCATGAATTACCAGAAATGCAAGACGATGAAGACGCTATGTTAGCAGAAGCATTTAATGTGAAAGAAAATAGCCGTTTAGGGTGTCAGATTCAAATGACACCAGGTATGGAAGGTTTAGAAGTGCAATTAGCACCAGAAAGCTAA
- the dnaE gene encoding DNA polymerase III subunit alpha, with protein MYLIFDTETTGLPKRWDAPISDTDNWPRCIQIAWQLHDELGNCIEHQDYLVKPEGFNIPYDAEKIHGISTELAQEQGIALSEVLEKFNIALSKTKFVVGQNVGFDLNIMGAEFFREDVANVLQELPVLDTCTELTAKLCQIPGGRGGRFKLPTLTELHQFLFNVPFGEAHNATADVEATTRCFFELIRRQQFPAETLDVEPDYFDRFNKANPDVIQLIGLKHINLKKASAKINERLQKAQSTDLSAAEIKQNISELSDVNFVHLHNHSQFSVLQSTISIPDLVGAAAKQNMVGVALTDHANMMGAFHFVRAVINHNKGVKAKNEEAIAAGKQPELNEMKPILGCEFFVCEDHTDKTRKDNGYQVVLIAKNKNGYHNLAKLSSAAFTDGFYYVPRIDKKLIAQYKEDLLVLTGNLYGEVPSKVLNVGEHQAEEALLWWKDQFGDDLYIELMRHNQEDENRVNPVLIEFSKKHNVKLVASNNTYYVDKKDANAHDILLCVRDGEKQATPIGRGRGYRYGMPNQEYYFKTSDEMKSLFKDVPEAISNIQEIVDKIEIYELARNVLLPKFDIPEEFQHPEDEIDGGKRGENAFLRHITYQGAKIRYGETLSEEVIERLDFELSVIENTGYPGYFLIVEDFIREARKMDVSVGPGRGSAAGSVVAYCLWITNIDPMLYNLLFERFLNPDRVSMPDIDIDFDDEGRSRVMDYVINKYGSNQVAQIITYGTMAAKSSIRDTARVLDLPLFEADRIAKLIPNMSKLNKIFGLDEKGLKDKFRAEDLEKVNELINLADGKNLEADTLNLARRLEGSVRNTGIHACGVIITPDDITKFVPVSLAKDSDLYVTQFDNSVVEDAGLLKMDFLGLKTLTLIKDTVKIVKAKHDIDLDPENFPLDDVKTYELFQRGETVGVFQYESPGMQKHMQSLKPTVFDDLIAMNALYRPGPMEYIPSFIRRKHGEEEIEYDLPAMEEYLKETYGITVYQEQVMLLSQKLADFTKGEADVLRKAMGKKQIAVLDKMKPKFINQASEKGHDPKKLEKIWKDWEAFASYAFNKSHSTCYAWIAYQTAYLKAHYPAEYMAAVLSNNMNDIKQVTFFMEECKRMKLSVLGPDINESFYKFSVNDDNAVRFGMGAVKGVGHGAVMTIVDNRKKDGHYKSIFDFAKRIDLRAANKKAFENLALAGGFDCFSDTHRAQYFQDEGDGITFLEKAVKYGNKHQENENSAQVSLFGDASEVQIEEPLVPPAEEWGTMEKLAREKEVVGVYISGHPLDDFRVEMKSFCNANLSMFRNLEACLNAELTFGGVVTDVQHRVSKQGKGWALFTIEDYNDSFEFRIFGEDYLKFRHFFVVNSFVYVKTFIREGWVNKDTGKKSDPRIQFNSFQLLHDVMDQYAKKLSIQLNIKDLTNSKVAHLKQLLDSHVGTKTLNFLVYDQEDKVKLPMVSRTQKITISQELLSALDAQQVYYKLN; from the coding sequence ATGTACTTAATTTTCGATACCGAAACCACCGGATTACCAAAGCGTTGGGATGCCCCAATTAGCGATACAGATAATTGGCCAAGATGTATACAAATTGCTTGGCAATTGCACGACGAGCTTGGTAATTGTATAGAACATCAAGATTATTTAGTAAAACCAGAAGGATTTAATATTCCTTACGATGCCGAAAAAATTCACGGTATTTCTACAGAATTGGCCCAAGAGCAAGGAATTGCTTTAAGCGAAGTTTTAGAGAAATTCAATATTGCATTAAGTAAAACCAAATTTGTTGTCGGACAAAATGTAGGTTTCGATTTAAACATTATGGGGGCAGAATTCTTTAGAGAAGATGTTGCCAATGTGTTACAAGAACTCCCCGTTTTAGATACCTGTACAGAGCTTACGGCTAAACTTTGCCAGATTCCTGGAGGACGTGGTGGCCGATTTAAATTGCCTACATTAACCGAGTTACACCAGTTTTTATTTAATGTACCTTTTGGGGAAGCGCATAATGCTACTGCCGATGTGGAGGCTACAACGCGTTGTTTCTTCGAATTAATTAGAAGACAACAATTTCCTGCAGAAACCTTAGATGTCGAGCCAGATTATTTCGATCGTTTTAATAAAGCCAATCCAGACGTTATTCAGCTTATTGGTTTAAAACATATCAATTTAAAAAAGGCTAGTGCTAAAATTAACGAACGTTTACAAAAAGCACAGTCTACAGATCTTTCTGCTGCCGAAATTAAACAGAATATTTCAGAATTATCTGATGTAAATTTTGTGCACCTTCATAATCATTCTCAGTTTTCTGTTTTACAATCCACTATTAGTATCCCAGATTTGGTAGGAGCTGCAGCCAAACAAAATATGGTGGGAGTTGCTTTAACAGATCATGCTAACATGATGGGGGCTTTTCATTTTGTTCGCGCTGTTATAAATCATAATAAAGGGGTTAAGGCAAAAAATGAAGAAGCTATTGCCGCTGGTAAGCAGCCTGAATTAAACGAAATGAAGCCTATCTTAGGCTGCGAATTTTTTGTATGCGAAGATCATACAGATAAAACTCGAAAAGATAATGGTTACCAGGTTGTGCTTATTGCAAAAAATAAAAACGGGTATCATAATCTCGCAAAATTATCGTCGGCTGCTTTTACAGACGGGTTTTATTATGTGCCAAGAATCGATAAAAAATTAATAGCCCAATATAAAGAAGATCTTCTGGTGTTAACCGGGAATCTATATGGAGAGGTGCCTAGTAAGGTTTTAAATGTGGGAGAACATCAGGCAGAGGAAGCTTTGCTATGGTGGAAAGACCAGTTTGGAGACGATTTGTATATCGAATTAATGCGTCATAATCAAGAAGATGAAAATCGTGTTAATCCGGTGCTTATTGAGTTTTCTAAGAAGCATAATGTAAAATTAGTCGCCTCAAACAATACCTATTATGTAGATAAAAAAGATGCCAATGCACACGATATTTTATTGTGTGTACGTGACGGAGAAAAGCAAGCTACTCCCATAGGTCGTGGTCGTGGTTACCGTTATGGTATGCCAAATCAGGAGTATTACTTTAAGACTTCTGATGAAATGAAGTCTTTGTTTAAAGATGTTCCTGAAGCTATTAGTAACATTCAAGAGATTGTAGATAAAATTGAAATCTACGAATTAGCAAGGAATGTACTGTTGCCAAAATTCGATATCCCAGAAGAATTTCAGCATCCAGAAGATGAAATCGATGGTGGTAAACGAGGGGAAAATGCATTTTTAAGACATATAACCTATCAAGGTGCAAAAATTCGATATGGAGAAACCCTTTCAGAAGAGGTTATAGAACGTTTAGATTTTGAACTTTCTGTAATTGAAAATACTGGATATCCAGGGTACTTTCTAATTGTAGAAGATTTTATTCGAGAAGCCCGAAAGATGGATGTTTCTGTGGGGCCCGGACGTGGTTCGGCAGCCGGATCGGTAGTCGCGTATTGTTTGTGGATTACGAATATCGACCCCATGCTGTACAATCTGCTTTTTGAGCGTTTCTTAAATCCAGATCGTGTAAGTATGCCCGATATCGATATCGATTTTGATGATGAAGGTCGAAGTCGAGTTATGGATTATGTAATCAATAAATACGGAAGTAATCAAGTAGCGCAGATTATTACTTATGGTACCATGGCCGCAAAATCGTCTATCCGAGATACGGCGCGTGTACTAGATTTACCGCTTTTTGAAGCCGATAGAATAGCAAAATTAATTCCGAATATGTCAAAGCTGAATAAAATTTTCGGCTTAGATGAAAAAGGACTAAAAGATAAATTTAGAGCTGAAGATTTAGAAAAAGTTAACGAACTAATAAATCTGGCAGATGGTAAGAATTTAGAGGCCGATACCTTAAACTTGGCAAGACGCCTTGAAGGTTCTGTAAGAAATACGGGAATTCATGCCTGTGGGGTAATTATTACTCCAGACGACATTACCAAATTCGTTCCGGTATCTTTAGCTAAAGACTCCGATTTATACGTTACCCAGTTTGATAACTCGGTAGTAGAAGATGCGGGTCTACTAAAAATGGACTTCCTAGGGTTAAAAACGCTAACCCTAATTAAGGATACCGTTAAAATTGTAAAAGCAAAACATGATATCGATCTCGATCCTGAGAATTTTCCGCTAGACGATGTTAAAACTTACGAGTTATTCCAGCGTGGTGAAACGGTAGGGGTGTTCCAATACGAATCACCCGGTATGCAAAAGCACATGCAGTCTTTAAAGCCTACGGTTTTTGATGACCTTATTGCCATGAATGCCTTGTACAGACCTGGTCCTATGGAGTATATTCCTAGTTTTATTAGAAGAAAGCACGGGGAGGAAGAAATTGAATACGATTTACCAGCGATGGAAGAGTATTTAAAAGAGACCTACGGGATTACGGTGTATCAAGAGCAAGTAATGCTTTTATCGCAAAAATTGGCAGATTTCACTAAAGGTGAGGCCGATGTTTTGCGTAAAGCAATGGGTAAAAAACAAATTGCTGTACTTGATAAAATGAAACCTAAATTTATTAATCAAGCCAGCGAAAAAGGTCATGACCCTAAAAAATTAGAAAAAATTTGGAAGGACTGGGAAGCCTTTGCTAGTTACGCCTTTAACAAATCGCATTCCACCTGTTATGCATGGATTGCTTACCAAACAGCATACTTAAAAGCACATTATCCAGCAGAATATATGGCCGCTGTATTATCGAACAATATGAACGATATTAAGCAGGTAACCTTTTTTATGGAAGAATGTAAGCGTATGAAATTAAGTGTGCTTGGGCCAGATATTAACGAATCGTTTTACAAATTTTCTGTAAACGACGATAATGCTGTTCGATTTGGTATGGGAGCGGTAAAAGGCGTGGGGCACGGTGCTGTAATGACTATTGTTGATAATCGTAAAAAGGATGGACATTATAAATCTATTTTCGATTTTGCAAAACGTATCGATTTGCGAGCGGCGAATAAAAAAGCATTTGAAAATCTTGCTCTCGCAGGAGGTTTCGATTGTTTTTCGGATACACACAGAGCTCAATATTTTCAAGATGAAGGAGACGGAATTACCTTTTTAGAAAAGGCGGTTAAATACGGAAACAAACATCAGGAAAACGAGAATTCTGCCCAAGTAAGTCTGTTTGGAGATGCTAGCGAAGTGCAAATAGAAGAACCTTTAGTGCCACCAGCAGAAGAGTGGGGAACCATGGAAAAACTGGCCAGAGAAAAGGAAGTGGTAGGCGTTTATATTTCTGGGCATCCGTTAGATGATTTTAGAGTAGAAATGAAAAGTTTCTGCAATGCCAATTTAAGCATGTTTAGAAATTTGGAAGCCTGTTTAAATGCAGAACTTACTTTTGGCGGCGTGGTTACCGATGTGCAACATCGGGTAAGTAAACAAGGAAAAGGTTGGGCATTATTTACTATTGAAGATTATAATGACAGTTTTGAGTTTAGAATTTTTGGAGAAGATTATCTAAAATTCAGACATTTCTTTGTGGTAAATAGTTTTGTGTACGTAAAAACTTTTATTCGCGAAGGTTGGGTAAATAAAGACACAGGAAAGAAAAGCGATCCAAGAATTCAGTTTAATAGTTTTCAATTGTTGCATGATGTCATGGATCAATACGCGAAAAAATTGTCAATTCAGCTTAATATAAAGGACTTAACAAACTCTAAAGTGGCTCATTTAAAGCAATTATTAGATAGTCATGTCGGAACCAAAACTTTAAATTTTTTAGTGTACGACCAAGAAGATAAGGTAAAACTTCCTATGGTAAGTAGAACGCAAAAAATTACGATTTCGCAGGAATTACTAAGTGCTCTAGATGCGCAACAGGTGTATTATAAATTGAATTAA
- a CDS encoding DUF6252 family protein produces the protein MKHWFTILLLSVMFMACDDNVEFNYPAFQANKEGVLWKSTTQNANFSGSRLVVNAKLSDEIMTLEIPSATLDTFQLGAGETSVATYTNSMNEFSTAFSGTELIELSDGEIVIDEINTAEGYVSGSFWFTAFDQNNENSVNFNRGVFYKVPITTGQ, from the coding sequence ATGAAACATTGGTTTACAATACTTTTGCTTAGCGTGATGTTTATGGCTTGCGACGATAATGTAGAGTTTAATTATCCTGCCTTTCAGGCAAATAAAGAAGGTGTGTTATGGAAATCGACAACACAAAATGCGAATTTTTCAGGGTCTAGGTTGGTTGTTAATGCGAAGTTGAGTGATGAGATTATGACTTTAGAAATTCCGTCGGCTACACTAGATACGTTTCAGTTAGGAGCTGGAGAAACCTCTGTTGCTACATATACAAATAGTATGAATGAGTTTTCTACTGCATTTAGTGGTACAGAGCTTATAGAACTGTCTGATGGAGAAATTGTAATTGACGAAATTAATACTGCAGAAGGCTATGTAAGTGGTTCGTTTTGGTTTACCGCTTTCGACCAGAATAATGAGAATTCGGTTAATTTTAATCGAGGTGTGTTTTATAAAGTGCCAATAACGACAGGACAATAA
- a CDS encoding 30S ribosomal protein S16 — protein MPVKIRLQRHGKKGKPFYWIVAADARSKRDGKYLEKLGIYNPNTNPATIELNVDGAVTWLQNGAQPTDTAKAILSYKGALLKNHLAGGVRKGALTEEQAEAKFNAWVEEKTAKVTSKEDTLAKAQADAKAKALEAEKAVNDARTAAAAEAEAEAKAAEEAANAETAEETSNEEE, from the coding sequence ATGCCTGTAAAAATTAGATTACAAAGACATGGTAAAAAAGGGAAACCTTTTTACTGGATCGTAGCAGCTGATGCAAGATCAAAAAGAGATGGTAAATACTTAGAAAAATTAGGTATCTACAATCCAAACACTAACCCTGCAACTATCGAGTTAAATGTAGACGGTGCTGTAACTTGGTTACAAAACGGTGCGCAACCAACAGATACTGCTAAAGCTATTCTTTCTTACAAAGGAGCTTTACTAAAAAATCACCTTGCTGGTGGTGTTAGAAAAGGTGCTTTAACTGAAGAGCAAGCTGAAGCTAAATTTAATGCTTGGGTAGAAGAAAAAACTGCAAAAGTAACCTCTAAAGAAGATACTTTAGCAAAAGCTCAGGCTGATGCAAAAGCAAAAGCTTTAGAAGCTGAAAAAGCGGTTAACGATGCAAGAACTGCTGCTGCCGCTGAGGCTGAAGCAGAAGCAAAAGCTGCTGAAGAAGCTGCTAATGCTGAAACTGCAGAAGAAACTTCTAACGAAGAAGAATAA
- a CDS encoding NAD(P)/FAD-dependent oxidoreductase, with translation MIKTDILIIGAGPTGLFTVFEAGLLKLKCHLIDALPQAGGQCSELYPKKPIYDIPGFPEILAGDLTKNLLEQSKQFEPGFTLGERAETIEKQEDGSFIVTTNKGTKHQAPVVAIAGGLGSFEPRKPLISNIASFEDNGVEYFIKDPEVYRDKRVVISGGGDSALDWSIFLADIASEVTLIHRRNEFRGALDSVEKVQELKSKGKINLITPAEVINVIGHGKVEGVVVAQSQHIEKEFIVETDHFIPLFGLSPKLGPIANWGLEIEKNAIKVNNALDYQTNIPGIFAIGDVNTYPGKLKLILCGFHEATLMCQAAYQIINPGKKFVLKYTTVSGIDGFDGTRKESPKAVVKAIK, from the coding sequence ATGATTAAAACAGATATACTAATCATAGGGGCAGGCCCAACAGGATTATTTACCGTTTTCGAAGCCGGATTATTAAAATTAAAATGTCATTTAATAGATGCTTTACCTCAAGCAGGAGGGCAATGTTCGGAGTTATATCCTAAAAAACCTATTTACGATATTCCAGGTTTTCCAGAAATTTTAGCAGGCGATTTAACAAAAAACCTTTTAGAGCAATCTAAACAATTCGAACCTGGTTTTACTTTAGGAGAACGTGCAGAAACTATTGAAAAACAAGAAGACGGATCGTTTATTGTTACCACAAATAAGGGTACAAAACATCAAGCACCTGTGGTTGCTATTGCCGGAGGTTTAGGAAGTTTTGAGCCAAGAAAGCCTTTAATAAGTAATATTGCTTCTTTTGAAGATAACGGGGTAGAATATTTTATAAAAGATCCAGAAGTGTATCGCGATAAGCGTGTGGTTATTTCTGGTGGAGGAGATTCGGCCTTAGATTGGAGTATCTTTTTAGCTGATATCGCTTCAGAAGTAACATTAATTCACAGACGAAATGAATTCCGTGGGGCTTTAGATTCAGTAGAAAAAGTTCAAGAATTAAAATCGAAAGGAAAAATCAACTTAATTACACCTGCCGAGGTTATTAATGTAATCGGGCATGGTAAGGTTGAAGGCGTAGTGGTTGCGCAGTCTCAACATATTGAAAAAGAATTTATAGTAGAAACCGACCACTTTATACCGTTATTTGGTTTGTCGCCAAAATTAGGACCTATTGCAAATTGGGGATTAGAGATAGAAAAGAATGCTATTAAAGTTAATAATGCTTTAGATTACCAAACCAATATTCCTGGTATATTTGCTATTGGCGATGTAAATACTTATCCTGGTAAATTAAAACTGATTTTATGCGGATTCCACGAGGCTACATTAATGTGCCAAGCGGCGTATCAAATTATTAACCCTGGAAAAAAATTCGTATTAAAGTATACCACGGTAAGCGGAATTGATGGGTTTGATGGTACCAGAAAAGAGTCGCCTAAAGCTGTTGTTAAAGCAATAAAATAA
- a CDS encoding metallophosphoesterase family protein, with protein MHGIFMYFYFMFSSQKRLDRVYKNAKTIEFDDTSKFILFSDCHRGDNSFADDFAHNRNIYFHALQQYCKHGYHYIELGDGDELWENLTFKSIFEAHKNVYMVMKAFYDDKRLDLIWGNHDMVYRDPEFVKKHLYSYFDPKTGLDEDLFRDIECQEGILLKHKTSGQKVFLTHGHQADWWNYTYWKLSRFLVRILWKPLNVMGISDPTSPGKNYTELIRIERRIKKWITNNNNLITITGHTHRPRFPEPGHIAFFNDGSCVHPHSITGIEIENGEITLVKWDTATTDEGFFRIVKSVLEGPKKLIDYKT; from the coding sequence ATGCATGGGATTTTTATGTATTTTTACTTTATGTTTTCATCTCAAAAAAGGCTGGATAGAGTCTATAAGAATGCTAAAACTATTGAATTTGACGACACCTCTAAGTTTATACTTTTTAGCGATTGTCATCGAGGAGACAATAGTTTTGCCGACGATTTTGCACATAATAGAAATATTTATTTCCACGCCCTTCAACAATATTGTAAGCATGGCTACCATTATATAGAATTAGGTGATGGCGATGAATTATGGGAAAATTTAACCTTTAAATCTATTTTTGAAGCCCATAAAAATGTGTATATGGTAATGAAAGCCTTTTACGATGATAAACGGCTTGATTTAATTTGGGGAAATCACGATATGGTATACCGCGATCCAGAATTTGTAAAAAAACATCTATACTCCTATTTCGACCCTAAAACAGGACTAGACGAAGACTTATTCAGAGATATTGAGTGTCAGGAAGGCATTCTATTAAAACATAAAACATCAGGCCAAAAGGTATTTCTTACCCATGGTCATCAAGCAGATTGGTGGAATTACACCTATTGGAAATTGAGTCGGTTTTTGGTGCGGATTTTATGGAAACCACTCAATGTTATGGGCATTTCAGATCCTACGAGTCCCGGAAAAAACTATACAGAACTTATAAGGATAGAACGCCGTATTAAAAAGTGGATAACCAACAACAACAACCTCATCACGATTACCGGCCATACGCATCGTCCACGATTCCCAGAGCCTGGACATATCGCTTTCTTTAACGATGGAAGCTGTGTGCATCCGCATAGTATAACGGGAATAGAAATTGAAAATGGCGAAATAACGCTTGTAAAATGGGACACCGCGACAACCGATGAAGGCTTTTTTAGAATCGTAAAATCGGTGCTCGAAGGACCTAAAAAGTTAATCGATTATAAAACCTAA
- a CDS encoding tRNA1(Val) (adenine(37)-N6)-methyltransferase, whose translation MKPFTFKQFEVQQDRCAMKIGTDAVLLGAWTSLESRPFSILDIGAGTGVIALMLAQRSNAELIDAIEIDDEAYEQCVDNFENSPWGDRLFCYHASLEEFTEEIEDEYDVIISNPPFYSEDYKTDNNQRDLARFADALPFEHLIDSASILLSEAGVFNVIIPFKEEDYFIQLAAKKHLYPNKILHVKGNPSSEIKRSLIAFSFSELGPEINELIIETERHQYTEDYINLTKDFYLKM comes from the coding sequence GTGAAACCTTTTACATTCAAACAATTTGAAGTACAGCAAGATCGATGCGCCATGAAAATTGGCACCGACGCTGTGTTATTGGGGGCTTGGACTAGCCTAGAATCTCGACCTTTTTCTATACTCGATATTGGAGCTGGCACCGGCGTAATTGCACTTATGTTAGCACAACGCAGTAATGCCGAACTTATTGACGCCATCGAAATTGACGATGAAGCTTACGAGCAATGTGTAGATAATTTTGAGAACTCACCTTGGGGCGATCGCTTGTTTTGCTACCATGCATCATTAGAAGAATTTACTGAAGAAATTGAAGACGAATATGATGTTATAATTTCGAACCCACCATTTTATTCTGAAGATTATAAAACAGACAACAATCAGCGTGATCTTGCACGATTTGCTGATGCCCTTCCGTTTGAACATTTAATAGACAGTGCTTCTATATTACTATCTGAAGCTGGAGTTTTTAATGTGATTATTCCTTTTAAAGAGGAAGACTATTTTATTCAGTTAGCGGCCAAAAAACATCTGTACCCAAATAAAATACTACATGTTAAAGGCAATCCTTCTTCCGAAATAAAACGCAGTTTAATCGCGTTTTCCTTTTCAGAATTAGGTCCAGAAATTAACGAGCTTATAATAGAAACCGAACGCCATCAATACACCGAAGATTATATTAATCTTACCAAAGATTTCTACTTAAAAATGTAA
- the trxA gene encoding thioredoxin: MALEITDANFEETVLKSDKPVVVDFWAAWCGPCRMVGPIIDEISTEYDGKAVVGKVDVDANQDFASKYGVRNIPTVLVFQNGEVVGRQVGVAPKKAYTDAIDELL; encoded by the coding sequence ATGGCATTAGAAATAACAGACGCAAATTTCGAAGAAACTGTTTTAAAAAGTGATAAGCCAGTAGTTGTAGACTTTTGGGCTGCATGGTGTGGACCTTGCCGTATGGTAGGACCAATCATTGATGAAATTAGTACAGAATACGACGGTAAAGCTGTAGTAGGAAAAGTAGATGTAGATGCAAACCAAGATTTTGCATCAAAATATGGTGTACGTAATATCCCAACGGTTTTAGTATTTCAAAATGGAGAAGTGGTAGGACGTCAAGTAGGTGTAGCACCTAAAAAAGCCTATACAGATGCTATTGATGAACTTTTGTAA
- the rimM gene encoding ribosome maturation factor RimM (Essential for efficient processing of 16S rRNA) yields MKKEDCFFLGKIVKKYSFKGELLIKLDTDEPELFEDMDSVFVDLRNNLVPFFIESSQLHKSELLRIKFEDVDTEADADALMKSDLYLPLEFLPKLEGNKFYFHEIIGFKVEDVNFGTVGIIKSVNDSTAQALFEIDRDGIEILIPMNDEFIVKVDKPNKTILVETPEGLIDLYLEE; encoded by the coding sequence ATGAAAAAAGAAGATTGTTTCTTTCTTGGAAAGATTGTAAAAAAATATAGTTTTAAAGGCGAGTTATTAATAAAACTAGACACCGACGAACCCGAATTATTCGAAGATATGGACTCTGTATTTGTCGATTTACGAAACAATTTGGTTCCCTTTTTTATTGAAAGCTCTCAACTTCACAAATCGGAATTATTGCGTATAAAATTTGAAGACGTAGATACAGAGGCCGATGCCGATGCTTTAATGAAATCGGATTTATATTTACCTCTAGAGTTTCTTCCAAAACTAGAAGGTAACAAATTCTACTTTCATGAAATTATTGGGTTTAAAGTTGAAGATGTTAATTTTGGAACTGTTGGCATAATAAAATCTGTAAACGACTCTACCGCACAAGCTCTTTTTGAAATCGATCGCGATGGTATTGAAATTCTAATTCCTATGAACGATGAATTTATTGTAAAAGTAGACAAGCCTAACAAAACCATTCTTGTAGAAACTCCAGAAGGATTAATAGATCTATATTTAGAGGAGTAA